Genomic segment of Deltaproteobacteria bacterium:
CGGGATCCAGGATGGCGGTGACCCAAAGCGGGGTCTTTGCCGGGAGCATGGGCGGAGGGCCGGCCGAGGCCGGGGCTCTGGCCATGGCCGCCCGGATTTTCGAGACAAACGAGGCGGCCCGGATCATCCGTCAGGACCTGTCCGGGCCCCAGGCCGCCGAGGCCGGCATGATCTGCGGCGGGAGCATTGACGCCCTGCTGGAGAAAATCCAAGGTCCAGCCGATATCGCCCTGTTTGGCTCCCTGGCCCAGGGTTTGTCTCAGGGCCAGAGCATGATCGCCGGAACGCTTCTCGGCCAGGTGGACGAGAGCGGACTCTGTTCCCGGGCCGAACGGTTTCTGATCGTGGAAGGCCGTCCCGCTCCGGGTTCGGCCGATCCCGGAGCCGAGACCGAGGCCCTTGTCGCCTCGGCCAAGAAAGTCGGGCCGGGCGGCCTGGTCCGACTGCCCTCGGGTCTGTGCTTCGTCGGCCAGGTCCGCGAGCAGGGCACGGTCTGGCTCATGGGGGCCGGGCACGTGGCCGTACATGTGGCCGCCCTGGCCAAGACCGTGGGTTTCCGGGTGGTGGTCATGGACGACCGGGCCGATTTTGCCAACACCGAGCGTTTTTCAACGGCAGACCAAGTCCTGGTCCTGCCTGATTTCAACCGGTGTTTCCGGGATCACGGTTTGGGGCGGGAATCCTATATCGTCATCGTCACCCGGGGGCACGAGTACGACCGCACGGTTCTGGCCCAGGCCCTGCAGACCCCGGCCCGGTATGTGGGCATGATCGGCAGCCGGAGCAAGCGGGAGGCCATCTATGCGGCCCTGCGGCGGCAAGGGGTGGCCGATGACGTTCTCTCTCGCGTCCACAGCCCCATCGGTCTGGGCATCGGGGCCGAGACTCCGGAGGAAATCGCCGTGAGCATC
This window contains:
- a CDS encoding XdhC/CoxI family protein; the encoded protein is MEQVVRLLNEELAAGRPAVLVTVIGRAGSAPREPGSRMAVTQSGVFAGSMGGGPAEAGALAMAARIFETNEAARIIRQDLSGPQAAEAGMICGGSIDALLEKIQGPADIALFGSLAQGLSQGQSMIAGTLLGQVDESGLCSRAERFLIVEGRPAPGSADPGAETEALVASAKKVGPGGLVRLPSGLCFVGQVREQGTVWLMGAGHVAVHVAALAKTVGFRVVVMDDRADFANTERFSTADQVLVLPDFNRCFRDHGLGRESYIVIVTRGHEYDRTVLAQALQTPARYVGMIGSRSKREAIYAALRRQGVADDVLSRVHSPIGLGIGAETPEEIAVSIVAELIQARAGKTS